The following proteins are co-located in the Pedobacter frigiditerrae genome:
- the clpX gene encoding ATP-dependent Clp protease ATP-binding subunit ClpX has protein sequence MAKQNKDSRCSFCNSPKQETLMLIEGMDAYICDKCVTQANVLLAQELGNKKSKAFDESFRLLKPAEIKAHMDQYVIGQDDAKKVLSVAVYNHYKRLSQKIDKDEVEIEKSNIMLVGETGTGKTLLAKTIAKILHVPFCIVDATVLTEAGYVGEDVESILTRLLQAADYDVASAERGIVYIDEVDKVARKSDNPSITRDVSGEGVQQALLKILEGTVVNVPPQGGRKHPDQKMIPVNTNNILFICGGAFDGIERKIANRLRTQAVGYKVKKDEVDLDLKNLYKYITPQDLKAFGLIPELIGRVPVLTHLNPLDIQALRNILTEPKNSLMRQYTKLFEYEDVNLIFEDEVLDFIVNKAMEYKLGARGLRSICEAIMLDAMYDTPSDDTVKELHITLEYAIEKFEKADFKKLKAA, from the coding sequence ATGGCTAAACAAAATAAAGACTCACGTTGCTCATTCTGTAACTCTCCAAAGCAAGAAACTTTAATGCTTATTGAGGGTATGGACGCATATATTTGCGACAAATGCGTAACGCAGGCCAATGTTTTACTTGCACAGGAGTTAGGCAATAAAAAAAGTAAAGCGTTCGACGAATCGTTTAGGTTGTTAAAGCCTGCTGAAATAAAAGCGCATATGGACCAATACGTAATTGGGCAAGATGATGCAAAAAAAGTACTTTCTGTAGCAGTTTACAATCACTATAAACGCTTAAGTCAGAAAATTGACAAGGATGAAGTTGAGATTGAAAAATCTAACATCATGTTAGTTGGCGAAACTGGAACAGGAAAAACCTTATTGGCAAAAACGATTGCTAAAATCTTACATGTGCCATTTTGTATTGTAGATGCAACTGTTTTAACAGAAGCTGGATATGTTGGAGAAGATGTAGAAAGTATTTTAACTCGTTTATTGCAAGCTGCAGATTATGATGTAGCATCGGCAGAACGTGGTATCGTTTATATTGATGAGGTTGATAAAGTTGCTCGTAAAAGCGACAACCCATCAATTACAAGAGATGTTTCTGGAGAAGGTGTACAACAAGCGTTACTTAAAATATTAGAAGGTACAGTTGTAAATGTTCCACCGCAGGGCGGAAGAAAACATCCAGACCAGAAAATGATACCAGTAAACACCAATAATATTTTATTTATCTGTGGTGGTGCATTTGATGGTATTGAACGTAAAATTGCTAATCGTTTACGTACGCAGGCTGTGGGTTATAAGGTTAAAAAGGATGAAGTAGATTTAGACCTGAAAAACCTTTATAAATACATTACACCACAAGATTTAAAAGCATTCGGATTAATTCCTGAGTTAATTGGTCGTGTGCCAGTTTTAACCCACTTAAATCCGTTAGATATCCAAGCTTTGCGTAATATCTTAACTGAGCCTAAAAACTCTTTAATGAGACAATACACTAAGCTTTTTGAATATGAAGATGTGAATTTGATATTCGAAGATGAAGTTTTAGATTTCATCGTTAACAAAGCAATGGAGTATAAATTAGGAGCAAGGGGATTACGTTCCATTTGTGAAGCAATCATGCTCGATGCGATGTATGACACACCATCAGACGATACGGTAAAAGAATTGCATATCACCTTAGAATATGCCATCGAGAAATTTGAAAAGGCAGACTTTAAGAAACTGAAAGCAGCATAA
- a CDS encoding AMP nucleosidase, which produces MNEEKEVKQDAKIVAKAKKVKEVETPVKSGLKSKEEIVKNWLPRYTGRPLEEFGKYILLTNFSKYLTMFSEWNDNAPIMGLDKPMQSVTANGITIINFGMGSAMAATMMDLLTAIMPKAVLFLGKCGGLKKKNQLGDLILPIAAIRGEGTSNDYLPAEVPALPAFALQKAISTTIRDHSRDYWTGTCYTTNRRVWEHDKEFKKYLKTLRAMAVDMETATIFTTGFANKIPTGALLLVSDQPMIPEGVKTAESDSSVTTNYVDSHLQIGIDSLKQLINGGATVKHLRF; this is translated from the coding sequence ATGAACGAAGAAAAAGAAGTAAAACAGGACGCCAAAATTGTAGCGAAAGCTAAAAAAGTAAAAGAAGTAGAAACTCCGGTAAAGTCAGGATTAAAGTCTAAAGAAGAAATAGTAAAAAACTGGTTACCCCGATATACTGGCAGACCATTAGAAGAATTTGGTAAATATATTCTATTAACCAATTTCAGTAAATACTTAACCATGTTTTCGGAGTGGAATGATAATGCTCCAATTATGGGTTTAGATAAGCCAATGCAAAGTGTTACTGCCAATGGCATCACCATTATCAACTTTGGTATGGGAAGTGCAATGGCAGCTACAATGATGGATTTATTAACTGCAATTATGCCAAAAGCCGTATTGTTTTTAGGCAAATGTGGAGGCCTTAAAAAGAAAAATCAATTGGGCGATTTAATTTTGCCAATCGCGGCGATTAGGGGAGAAGGAACATCTAATGATTATTTACCAGCAGAAGTTCCGGCATTACCAGCCTTTGCTTTACAAAAGGCGATATCAACAACTATTAGAGACCACTCAAGAGATTATTGGACTGGAACATGTTATACCACCAACCGTAGGGTTTGGGAGCACGACAAGGAGTTTAAGAAGTATTTAAAAACTTTAAGAGCAATGGCAGTTGATATGGAGACCGCAACAATCTTTACAACTGGTTTCGCTAATAAAATTCCTACTGGTGCATTGTTATTGGTTTCAGACCAGCCAATGATTCCAGAAGGTGTTAAAACAGCAGAAAGTGATAGCTCTGTAACCACAAATTATGTAGATAGCCATCTTCAAATAGGAATTGATTCTTTGAAACAGTTAATTAATGGTGGTGCAACTGTAAAACACTTGAGGTTTTAA
- a CDS encoding MepB family protein, with the protein MSDLTDNENFSIIKNFYNKCGFDFSNLKAEKESSEYDACTFQLNGKTIIHRTAKITPTKIGQFVTIWKRNENGQTEPFHVNDDFDLMIISTRKGDLFGQFIFPKSILLEKGIISSNKAQGKRGIRVYPPWDVTLNKQAQKTQQWQTEYFVDDTNESTDKANHLIKAI; encoded by the coding sequence TTGAGTGATTTAACTGACAATGAAAATTTTTCGATAATTAAAAATTTTTACAACAAATGTGGGTTTGATTTTTCTAACCTAAAAGCTGAAAAAGAAAGCAGTGAATATGACGCGTGTACTTTCCAATTAAATGGCAAAACAATTATTCATAGAACAGCTAAAATAACACCAACCAAAATTGGTCAGTTTGTTACCATTTGGAAAAGAAATGAAAACGGCCAAACAGAACCTTTTCATGTTAATGATGATTTTGATTTGATGATCATTAGTACTAGAAAAGGAGATTTATTTGGTCAATTTATTTTCCCTAAATCAATTTTATTAGAGAAAGGTATAATCTCTAGTAACAAAGCACAAGGTAAAAGAGGAATTAGGGTTTATCCTCCTTGGGATGTGACTCTAAATAAACAAGCCCAGAAAACCCAACAATGGCAAACTGAATATTTTGTTGACGATACTAATGAGTCTACAGATAAGGCAAACCATTTAATCAAAGCGATTTAG
- a CDS encoding SixA phosphatase family protein, translated as MVKQLLVIRHAKSDWGNSSLSDFDRPLNKRGKSNAPEMAERLVKQKIVPQLVVSSPALRALTTAKFFAEAWQIPKKNIQLESSIYEASVKTLLSVINNLDNQFDRIALFGHNPGLTDLVNYFDGHIDNMPTCSVVYLEFPFDDWKMVSADTGKVLLFDYPKSGED; from the coding sequence ATGGTAAAGCAACTATTAGTAATTAGACACGCTAAATCGGATTGGGGTAATTCAAGTTTAAGCGATTTTGATAGACCGCTGAACAAAAGAGGAAAATCTAATGCACCAGAAATGGCAGAGCGATTGGTTAAGCAAAAAATTGTCCCTCAATTAGTTGTTAGCAGTCCTGCTTTGCGTGCTCTAACCACTGCAAAATTCTTTGCTGAGGCTTGGCAAATTCCAAAAAAAAATATACAATTAGAATCTAGCATATACGAAGCTAGTGTAAAAACACTTTTATCGGTTATTAATAATTTAGATAATCAATTTGACAGGATTGCTCTATTCGGTCATAATCCTGGCCTAACAGATTTAGTAAATTACTTTGACGGTCATATAGATAACATGCCCACCTGCAGTGTGGTTTACTTAGAATTCCCTTTCGATGATTGGAAAATGGTTAGTGCAGATACTGGAAAAGTTTTATTGTTTGATTACCCTAAAAGTGGTGAGGATTGA
- a CDS encoding helix-hairpin-helix domain-containing protein, translating to MENKPISRTLRLLSQLMELHEVNPFKIKSVANAAFKIDKLPFAIASKPLSDIEKIDGIGKSIASKVIELLETGTIKELEEILLQTPPGIVEMLGIKGIGPKKISVIWHDLQIENVGELYYACNENRLIEAKGFGLKTQEEIKKVIEFKMAANGKFLYAHIEPTVNQILTNLSLWLNKVDDTALLEITGGYRRAVEIIEEALFVIGTADVENLAAQIPAFADLDLKDIGDNNFAAHTESGLHIRLVIVPKADFYLNLFKLTGNEQHVAEVLKLAGDGPFVDEYDVYTKAGLDFIAPELREGLNEIGLAIKHQLPILITDNDLRGTLHNHSDWSDGVHTLEEMAVYCKETLNLEYLGICDHSKSAFYAKGLNEQRVYAQHLQIDELNAKLAPFKIFKGIESDILNDGSLDYGDDILKTFDFVVASVHSNLRMDQDKATARLIKAIENPYTTILGHPTGRLLLSRKGYEIDYKKVIDACAANKVVIEINANPLRLDLDWRWHRYALEKGVLLSINPDAHRKEGFHDTQYGVKVARKGGLTAAKCLNAFTLNEISSYFEQKSNAKLI from the coding sequence ATGGAAAACAAACCCATATCACGTACATTACGACTTTTATCTCAACTAATGGAATTGCATGAAGTAAATCCATTTAAGATAAAATCTGTCGCTAATGCCGCTTTTAAGATAGATAAATTGCCTTTCGCTATAGCTTCTAAACCATTATCAGATATTGAAAAAATAGATGGGATTGGAAAAAGTATTGCTTCGAAAGTAATTGAGCTGTTAGAAACTGGAACGATTAAAGAACTTGAAGAAATTTTGCTGCAAACACCGCCAGGCATTGTAGAAATGTTAGGCATTAAGGGTATTGGTCCAAAAAAAATCAGTGTCATTTGGCACGATTTACAAATAGAAAACGTTGGCGAACTTTATTACGCTTGTAATGAAAATCGCTTGATTGAAGCCAAAGGTTTCGGACTTAAAACTCAAGAAGAAATTAAAAAAGTCATCGAATTTAAAATGGCTGCTAATGGGAAGTTTCTATATGCTCATATCGAACCAACTGTTAATCAAATTTTAACAAATTTATCTTTGTGGCTAAACAAAGTTGATGATACGGCTTTGTTAGAGATAACAGGTGGATATAGAAGAGCTGTTGAAATTATTGAGGAAGCTTTATTTGTAATTGGCACAGCCGATGTAGAAAATTTAGCTGCTCAAATTCCAGCATTTGCTGATTTAGACCTTAAAGACATTGGGGATAATAACTTTGCGGCACATACAGAAAGTGGTTTACACATCAGATTAGTTATAGTTCCTAAAGCCGATTTTTATCTTAACCTTTTTAAGTTAACTGGGAACGAACAACACGTTGCTGAAGTTTTAAAACTAGCAGGTGATGGTCCTTTCGTAGATGAATATGATGTTTACACAAAAGCTGGTTTAGATTTTATTGCACCTGAATTACGTGAGGGATTAAATGAAATTGGATTGGCGATTAAACATCAGTTGCCTATTCTAATCACTGATAACGATTTGAGGGGAACTTTACATAACCACTCTGATTGGAGCGATGGTGTACACACCTTAGAAGAAATGGCGGTGTATTGCAAAGAAACCTTGAACCTTGAGTATTTAGGTATTTGCGACCACTCTAAATCTGCCTTTTATGCAAAAGGATTAAATGAGCAGCGAGTTTATGCTCAGCATTTACAAATCGATGAGTTAAACGCCAAGCTTGCTCCTTTTAAAATCTTTAAAGGAATAGAAAGTGACATTTTAAATGATGGATCTTTAGATTATGGTGATGATATTTTAAAAACTTTTGATTTTGTTGTTGCATCTGTTCATAGTAACTTAAGAATGGACCAAGATAAAGCAACCGCAAGGTTAATTAAAGCTATAGAAAATCCCTATACCACAATTTTAGGTCATCCAACGGGGCGATTATTGCTGAGCAGAAAAGGCTACGAAATTGATTATAAAAAAGTAATCGATGCCTGTGCAGCAAATAAAGTTGTTATTGAAATTAATGCCAATCCTTTGCGCTTAGATTTAGATTGGCGTTGGCATCGATATGCATTAGAAAAAGGAGTTCTATTGTCTATTAATCCAGATGCACACAGAAAAGAAGGCTTCCATGATACGCAATATGGAGTTAAGGTTGCAAGAAAGGGAGGTTTAACAGCTGCTAAATGCCTAAACGCCTTTACATTGAATGAAATATCAAGCTACTTTGAGCAAAAAAGTAATGCTAAGCTTATTTAA
- the sppA gene encoding signal peptide peptidase SppA yields the protein MKEFFKYVFATVVGIVISTFVLAFIFVLLIVGFVASVGDKELVEVKNNSVLFLNLDQAITERTPDNSFAGIPIIGGGEEKSIGFYDVIKALKAAKDDDKIECVYINVSSPNAGMATMLEVRNAIIDFKKSKKPVIAYSEIYTQGAYFLASAADKVYLNPQGALEFKGFSSELMFFKGALDKLGIEAQIIRVGNYKSAVEPFINTKMSDYNRKQVSAYVGGLYDTFLTNISKSRNISKDSLFVIANDYKIQFPKDALAYKMVDALKYKDEVLDELRNITGKDKKSTVNTVSINDYIDNLTDENAVEKDKVAVIYANGDIVGGEGSDEQIGSERISRAIRKARLDDNVKAIVLRVNSGGGSALASDVIWREIILSKKVKPVIASFGDVAASGGYYIGCAADSIFVQPNTITGSIGVFGIIPNFQNLLNNKLGITFDGVKTGQYADIMSVTRPLTAGERFIVQNGVNQVYDSFITRVADGRKKTKAQVDSIGGGHVWIGTDAVKIGLADRLGSFTDAIKSAAKKAKIKEYRIVEYPEKIDPLKDFLSNAKENISIYYTKKELGENYLIYKQMQKAITNSGIQARMDYEIKIK from the coding sequence CATTTATTTTCGTTTTACTTATTGTTGGTTTTGTAGCCTCAGTAGGAGACAAAGAACTTGTTGAGGTTAAAAACAATTCGGTTTTATTTTTAAATCTAGACCAAGCAATTACAGAACGTACACCAGATAATTCTTTTGCTGGAATTCCTATTATTGGTGGCGGCGAGGAAAAAAGCATTGGCTTTTATGATGTGATTAAAGCACTAAAAGCCGCAAAAGATGATGATAAAATTGAATGTGTTTACATCAATGTAAGTTCTCCGAATGCCGGCATGGCAACCATGTTAGAAGTTAGAAATGCCATCATCGATTTTAAAAAATCTAAAAAACCTGTTATCGCTTATAGTGAAATTTATACACAGGGGGCATATTTTTTAGCTTCGGCAGCAGATAAAGTTTATTTAAATCCACAAGGCGCATTAGAGTTTAAAGGATTTAGTTCAGAATTAATGTTCTTTAAAGGCGCCTTAGATAAATTAGGCATTGAAGCTCAAATTATCAGAGTTGGAAATTATAAGAGTGCGGTTGAACCATTCATCAACACAAAAATGAGCGATTATAACCGCAAACAGGTTTCTGCTTATGTTGGTGGCTTATATGATACTTTTTTAACCAATATTTCTAAATCGAGAAACATCAGCAAGGATAGTTTATTTGTTATAGCCAATGATTATAAAATTCAGTTCCCTAAAGATGCATTGGCCTATAAAATGGTTGATGCCTTAAAATACAAGGACGAAGTACTGGATGAATTAAGAAACATTACTGGCAAGGACAAAAAAAGCACAGTTAATACAGTTAGCATAAACGATTACATCGACAATTTAACAGACGAAAATGCTGTCGAAAAAGATAAGGTAGCCGTAATTTATGCCAATGGCGATATTGTTGGAGGCGAAGGTTCTGATGAGCAAATTGGTTCTGAGCGCATATCAAGAGCAATTAGAAAAGCAAGATTAGATGATAATGTTAAAGCCATTGTTTTACGTGTTAATTCTGGTGGTGGTAGTGCTTTGGCATCTGATGTAATTTGGAGAGAAATAATTTTAAGCAAAAAGGTTAAGCCCGTAATTGCTTCTTTTGGAGATGTGGCCGCATCTGGCGGCTACTATATTGGCTGTGCCGCAGATAGTATTTTCGTTCAACCTAATACAATTACTGGCTCAATTGGTGTATTTGGTATCATTCCTAATTTCCAGAACTTGTTAAATAATAAGTTGGGTATTACCTTCGATGGTGTTAAGACTGGTCAATATGCTGATATCATGAGCGTAACCCGTCCACTAACTGCAGGCGAACGTTTCATTGTTCAAAACGGCGTAAATCAAGTGTACGATAGCTTCATTACCCGTGTTGCTGATGGTCGTAAAAAAACCAAGGCGCAAGTAGACAGCATTGGAGGTGGTCATGTTTGGATTGGTACTGACGCCGTAAAAATTGGATTGGCAGACCGTTTAGGAAGTTTTACTGATGCCATAAAATCTGCTGCTAAAAAAGCTAAAATTAAAGAATATAGAATCGTTGAATATCCAGAGAAAATAGATCCTTTAAAAGATTTTCTATCAAATGCGAAGGAGAATATCAGTATTTATTACACCAAAAAAGAACTTGGCGAAAATTACCTGATTTACAAACAAATGCAAAAAGCAATTACCAATTCTGGCATTCAAGCTAGAATGGATTATGAGATTAAAATAAAATAA